One window from the genome of Enterococcus haemoperoxidus ATCC BAA-382 encodes:
- a CDS encoding sensor histidine kinase, whose translation MLDRPFFISLLSLNFIQLLWLFAYKKILSFRETMILSAILTVQFIVGAFTDDHFITLLLIPFFLLQFFFQVRKVQNWVVPALFLSFENAIVLLSWLLTLDIWDILFINHLIDAETYSIYLKLFIFLQQFVFYLLLLFANYLNKRFNITTTIHLLPKKYRLLSVLLLIFLFVTITLQQFSVSEGYSDSFFYSTFIIICFTAFLSWNILLIVKRQNEQQYINILNKKYEQEREKINRSNEFRHDYKQLLIGLTSYLELNDTQQALHLLHTIIDYSNSLLTPNLYKTISVIHNPPIQGLLTSFLKSCSDKDIQLKITITEKLTDIDMNIVDFIRCFSILLDNAYEAVQETELKMIEIAITGDQNFVKVVVKNTYTADKDISLQSLLQNNFSTKEKHQGKGLYILAKLIDNYKKASYQIAKKDSFFIVSFSVPKLSEPLLISK comes from the coding sequence ATGTTAGATAGACCTTTTTTTATTTCGTTACTATCACTAAATTTTATACAATTGCTTTGGTTATTTGCTTATAAAAAAATCTTGTCCTTTCGAGAAACAATGATCCTTAGTGCCATTTTAACTGTTCAATTTATTGTTGGTGCTTTTACAGATGATCATTTTATTACTCTATTGCTGATTCCTTTTTTTCTTCTACAATTTTTCTTTCAAGTAAGAAAAGTTCAAAATTGGGTGGTTCCTGCTTTATTTTTAAGTTTTGAAAATGCGATTGTTTTACTTTCATGGCTTTTAACATTGGATATTTGGGATATTCTATTTATTAACCATTTGATTGATGCTGAAACTTATTCAATCTATTTAAAACTTTTTATTTTTCTACAACAATTTGTTTTCTATTTACTTTTGCTCTTCGCTAATTATTTAAATAAACGATTCAATATCACGACCACTATTCATCTATTGCCTAAAAAGTATCGTTTATTATCTGTTTTACTCTTAATTTTCTTATTCGTAACGATTACTCTGCAGCAATTTAGTGTGTCAGAAGGCTATTCAGATTCATTTTTTTACAGCACCTTCATTATCATCTGTTTCACAGCTTTTCTTAGCTGGAATATTCTACTTATTGTTAAACGGCAAAATGAACAACAATATATCAATATCCTTAACAAGAAATATGAGCAAGAAAGAGAAAAGATCAACCGTTCTAATGAATTTCGTCATGATTATAAGCAACTTTTGATTGGACTGACCTCCTATTTGGAACTAAATGATACGCAACAAGCACTTCATTTACTGCATACAATCATTGACTATTCAAACTCACTACTTACACCAAATCTATATAAAACGATTTCAGTGATTCATAATCCACCGATCCAAGGTCTTTTGACTAGTTTTCTAAAAAGTTGTTCGGATAAAGATATTCAGCTGAAAATCACAATAACAGAAAAACTGACAGATATTGATATGAATATCGTCGACTTCATTCGTTGCTTTTCTATTTTATTAGATAATGCCTATGAAGCTGTCCAGGAAACGGAGCTCAAGATGATTGAAATAGCGATTACCGGTGACCAAAATTTTGTAAAAGTAGTCGTAAAAAATACCTATACTGCAGATAAAGATATCTCACTACAATCCCTTTTACAAAATAATTTTTCTACCAAAGAAAAACATCAAGGAAAAGGCTTATATATTCTAGCTAAATTGATTGATAATTATAAAAAAGCAAGTTACCAGATTGCTAAAAAAGATTCCTTTTTTATTGTTAGTTTTTCAGTACCAAAGTTGTCAGAACCACTGCTTATATCTAAATAA
- a CDS encoding LytR/AlgR family response regulator transcription factor: MTNTTTIYVVEDDNLYRKRIIHYLESYDSNSFRYKISSSDNHLHFMEEIPTLNISDNDIFFLDIDLKTQYSGIDLANQIRQINSKCNIIFLTSFEDKAISIINSDIFPLSYLVKNPIDSTELKSTIENVLLKVESLTKAVWRQDQDITTFMNGYEAIYLNCKDILYIESLKGLKSRVLIKTISEELIIEGKIGKLKNNLKQVYLFTALQSYIINLENISSINRKNGTITFNGGKDLFVGTRIIDKVKKGLQEYQYVR, from the coding sequence ATGACAAATACTACAACAATTTATGTTGTTGAAGATGATAATCTATATAGGAAACGAATCATTCATTATCTTGAGAGTTACGATTCTAATTCTTTTCGCTATAAAATCTCTTCTTCAGACAATCATTTGCATTTTATGGAAGAGATTCCAACATTAAACATTTCTGATAATGATATTTTCTTTTTGGATATCGATTTAAAAACACAATATTCAGGAATTGATTTGGCAAATCAGATTCGACAAATCAATTCAAAATGCAACATTATTTTTCTGACTAGTTTTGAAGATAAAGCTATTTCAATCATCAATAGTGATATTTTTCCGCTTAGCTATCTTGTAAAGAACCCAATTGACTCAACAGAACTAAAATCAACTATTGAGAATGTTCTGCTGAAGGTAGAAAGTTTGACTAAAGCCGTTTGGAGACAAGATCAAGATATCACGACTTTTATGAACGGATATGAAGCAATTTATCTTAATTGTAAAGATATTTTATATATTGAATCATTGAAAGGTTTAAAGAGTCGCGTTTTGATCAAGACCATTTCAGAAGAACTAATTATAGAAGGAAAAATTGGTAAACTCAAAAATAATTTAAAACAAGTATACTTATTTACCGCTCTTCAGTCCTACATAATTAATCTTGAAAATATTTCATCGATCAATAGAAAAAATGGTACGATTACTTTCAATGGTGGTAAAGATCTTTTTGTAGGAACTCGAATCATTGATAAAGTAAAGAAGGGGCTACAGGAGTATCAATATGTTAGATAG
- a CDS encoding DUF916 and DUF3324 domain-containing protein, which produces MIVQLNKIKKCVKYVFITFILCIISPIHSIAANKEADPLGFVVQAIRPDTQIETNKSYFFIETQPDETQTLKVKVKSTQKDPIKIQAFIANGTTGSTGNIEYDESTKDLDKSLKHPLTEMVKINEPEITLENFEEKVVELSVTPPKESYEGIKLGAVVFQTVEDKEQTKTQTISSKYQYKIGLITTETGEEYENAKNLELASAKLGLKLGRKQVAAVIHNPESKIADNLKIEATVTKKGSDTVLKKQTVENARMAPNSTYEFSVDWGVDVIESGDYTLKVHAQNDEEDWKWQKDFSVSAEKAKKMNEETVFKVESPDWLPYVVILAIGSLVLVIVILTARNKRWKKMVYERAKRRKSKQAKRKKSEQKKVKKNKQMKE; this is translated from the coding sequence ATGATCGTGCAGTTAAATAAAATCAAAAAATGCGTTAAATATGTTTTCATTACTTTTATTTTATGTATTATTTCACCAATCCATTCAATTGCTGCAAATAAAGAAGCCGACCCATTAGGATTTGTTGTTCAGGCGATTAGGCCGGATACACAAATTGAAACCAATAAATCTTATTTCTTTATTGAAACTCAACCTGATGAGACTCAAACATTGAAGGTCAAGGTTAAATCAACTCAAAAAGATCCTATCAAAATTCAAGCATTTATTGCCAATGGTACAACAGGTTCAACTGGAAATATTGAGTATGACGAATCAACAAAGGATCTAGATAAGAGCTTAAAACATCCATTAACAGAAATGGTCAAAATCAATGAGCCTGAAATCACATTAGAAAACTTTGAAGAAAAAGTGGTTGAACTATCCGTTACACCACCAAAAGAAAGTTATGAAGGAATCAAACTAGGCGCTGTTGTTTTTCAAACAGTAGAGGATAAGGAACAAACCAAAACACAAACAATCTCTAGTAAATACCAATACAAAATTGGTTTGATCACAACTGAAACAGGGGAAGAATATGAAAATGCTAAAAATCTAGAGCTAGCATCAGCCAAACTTGGGTTGAAATTAGGTCGTAAGCAAGTTGCCGCTGTTATACATAATCCAGAATCAAAAATAGCTGATAATTTAAAAATTGAAGCAACCGTAACTAAAAAGGGTTCAGACACAGTTTTAAAAAAACAAACAGTAGAAAATGCTCGCATGGCACCAAATAGCACATATGAATTTTCAGTGGATTGGGGAGTTGATGTCATTGAATCAGGTGACTATACCTTAAAAGTTCATGCTCAAAATGACGAAGAAGACTGGAAATGGCAAAAAGATTTTAGCGTTTCAGCTGAAAAAGCAAAAAAAATGAATGAAGAAACAGTTTTCAAAGTAGAATCACCTGATTGGCTACCTTACGTCGTTATTTTAGCAATTGGTTCACTTGTATTAGTCATTGTAATTTTGACCGCTAGAAATAAACGTTGGAAAAAAATGGTTTATGAACGTGCTAAGAGAAGAAAATCAAAACAGGCGAAAAGAAAGAAGTCAGAACAAAAAAAGGTTAAAAAGAATAAACAAATGAAGGAGTGA
- a CDS encoding LPXTG cell wall anchor domain-containing protein, translating to MNQGLNKIAKKQLISIVLFFSLTTFFAPTVWANQAGEADVGITFKKTEDDTPAPPRDNTPTADKAKPINKRVRLPNTGETVKQLTLLISGMILIVISFAVILDKQIKLNSD from the coding sequence GTGAATCAGGGTCTTAATAAAATAGCAAAAAAACAATTAATATCAATAGTACTCTTTTTCAGTCTAACAACCTTTTTTGCACCGACGGTATGGGCTAATCAAGCAGGTGAAGCAGATGTTGGTATCACGTTTAAAAAAACGGAAGATGATACGCCAGCACCTCCACGTGATAATACGCCTACAGCTGATAAAGCCAAACCAATCAATAAACGGGTTCGTTTGCCAAACACCGGGGAAACAGTGAAGCAGTTGACGTTGCTGATTAGCGGAATGATTCTGATTGTGATCAGTTTTGCGGTTATTTTAGATAAGCAAATCAAGCTGAATAGTGACTGA